The DNA sequence ATCAACATTTTTAGTGTTATCCACAATACAGATAAATTTTTCAGCAACCGCTGAAATTATCTTTTCACGCGTTAAGGCTGCACCGCCACCTTTGATCATGTGGTTATAGGGATTTATTTCATCCGCACCATCGACATAAATGCTCAATTCAGAAACCTCATTAAGATCAAAAACATCGATACCATAGGATTGTAACCTTGCAGTTGACTCATCGGAGCTTGAAACCGCACCTTTGATAAGATCCTTTATGGTTGCCAGCGCATCAATAAAATGAGTCACTGTTGAGCCAGTGCCGACGCCAACAATTGAATCTGGCTGTACATATTCCAAGGCTGCATAGGCGGCTGCTTTTTTCATTTCATCTTGTGTCATAGTCCGGGCTTCCTGTTTTTATCATTCGCTATAAAAGTTGCGGAGATTATACTCAATCCTGTTTAGTTATCCATGTGATAATGATCAAATAGGGCGATTTAATACCCAAATTATTTGAAGATGTAAGAATCAGCAAGACGATAAATGATGAAATTCTAGGCAGAAGGCTGATGATCTAGTTATTCTAAATCGAAGCTTTCTAACAACGAAGATCGTCGTTTATCGCCTTGCCCTTCGGGATATTCGCCCAAAAACTAGCACTGCGTTGTAACACTTGAGAAGGGAATAACCATTCTCATCATGTTACGTCTTGCTCTAGCATCCGGGCGAAACTCTGAATCTGCATCTTCAAGTAGTTTGGGTATACAGGCAAACTACTTGCAGCAGCTTATTCAAAAAGAGGTGTCGCACTGTGCCAGCACCCGACAGGAAAGCGGAAAGTTCGTTATGGGAGAGCAGTACCCAAGCTACTTGCTGATTTCTCGATCTTAAAGTAGCTAGCTGTTTATTCATTTTCTAGGGTTTTGTTCTTACCAACAAAAGTGCATTGAAGGAGTTATTATTTCAGGTAAAGGCACATCCCATTCTTCAACGGGTAGTTGCTGCACTTGCTGGCAATCATGGGCTAACCCTATTGGATAGGGGCCGGTTTTATCTTTAAACCAGGGAGCCAGCATTCTGTC is a window from the Psychromonas ingrahamii 37 genome containing:
- the rpiA gene encoding ribose-5-phosphate isomerase RpiA; translated protein: MTQDEMKKAAAYAALEYVQPDSIVGVGTGSTVTHFIDALATIKDLIKGAVSSSDESTARLQSYGIDVFDLNEVSELSIYVDGADEINPYNHMIKGGGAALTREKIISAVAEKFICIVDNTKNVDILGDFPLPIEVIPMARSYVARELVKLGGDPVYRQGVVTDNGNVILDVHNLKIAEPLKLEAQINAIVGVVTNGLFANRAADVVLVGTPEGVKTLK